Proteins from a genomic interval of Lysobacter stagni:
- a CDS encoding O-antigen ligase family protein has translation MNTATDAADANAHGWRWAPAWVLTYVALWPAPGYAEGVLVLGALAAIIRLAQSRFRGGSKLLSHPAWALTSVLFFAYWMPELVSAIDAVDPARALREAAVDLRYLPFLWLVAAAVAEPAGRRTTFTGLAVIVAIWTLDALVQAVTGTSPLFAAIDGIKHAISGHGMCTPEELALLDRLSGVLGPCNLKLGPVLASLSPFLLFAGGRRIGTVGWLLAAAALGVVLVLAGSRASWITYAVALALSGWRLLGWKKLAGVFLAGVVSVGLLTVVVPQVRDRIARTGHALTADVEGVDSALSGRARIWEAAACMAREHPLNGVGARGFREAFPACDPAPGQVAAWGEGPALHAHQIVLEVLSETGAFGVLLWLAGLALAWRAWHFAEESARERARPAMWALVATLFPINTHLAFYSTFWGGLTLMLAALYAGSLLARE, from the coding sequence ATGAACACCGCCACTGACGCGGCGGACGCCAATGCGCACGGCTGGCGTTGGGCGCCGGCGTGGGTGCTCACCTATGTCGCGCTGTGGCCCGCACCCGGTTATGCGGAAGGCGTGCTCGTGCTGGGCGCGCTGGCGGCGATCATCCGCCTTGCGCAGTCGCGTTTCCGCGGCGGTTCCAAGCTGCTCAGCCATCCGGCATGGGCGCTCACCAGCGTGTTGTTCTTCGCCTACTGGATGCCGGAGCTGGTCTCCGCCATCGACGCGGTCGATCCCGCGCGCGCGCTGCGCGAGGCAGCGGTCGACCTGCGCTACCTGCCGTTCCTGTGGCTCGTCGCGGCCGCGGTCGCCGAACCGGCCGGGCGGCGCACGACGTTCACCGGCCTGGCGGTGATCGTCGCGATCTGGACACTCGACGCGCTGGTGCAGGCCGTGACCGGCACCAGTCCGCTGTTCGCCGCCATCGACGGCATCAAGCACGCCATCAGCGGCCATGGCATGTGCACACCGGAAGAGCTGGCGCTGCTCGATCGGCTCAGCGGTGTGCTGGGTCCGTGCAATCTCAAACTGGGTCCGGTGCTGGCCAGCCTGTCGCCGTTCCTGCTGTTCGCAGGCGGAAGGCGGATCGGCACGGTGGGCTGGTTGCTCGCCGCGGCGGCGCTCGGTGTGGTGCTGGTACTTGCGGGCTCGCGTGCGTCGTGGATCACCTACGCCGTCGCGCTGGCCCTGTCGGGTTGGCGGCTGCTGGGCTGGAAGAAGCTGGCGGGTGTGTTCCTCGCCGGTGTGGTCAGCGTCGGCCTGCTGACGGTGGTGGTGCCGCAGGTACGCGATCGCATCGCGCGCACCGGGCATGCGCTCACCGCGGATGTCGAAGGCGTCGACAGTGCGCTGTCGGGTCGCGCGCGCATCTGGGAAGCGGCAGCGTGCATGGCGCGCGAGCATCCCTTGAATGGCGTCGGCGCGCGCGGCTTCCGCGAGGCGTTCCCCGCCTGCGATCCGGCGCCGGGGCAAGTGGCCGCCTGGGGCGAAGGCCCGGCGCTGCACGCGCACCAGATCGTGCTGGAAGTGCTGAGCGAGACCGGCGCATTCGGCGTGCTGCTGTGGCTGGCGGGGCTGGCACTGGCCTGGCGCGCCTGGCATTTCGCCGAGGAATCCGCCCGCGAACGCGCGCGCCCGGCGATGTGGGCCCTGGTGGCCACTCTGTTCCCCATCAACACGCACCTGGCGTTCTATTCCACCTTCTGGGGTGGACTGACGCTGATGCTCGCCGCCCTCTACGCGGGCAGCCTGCTCGCGCGCGAATAG
- a CDS encoding glycosyltransferase — MPRLTVVQLLPALESGGVERSTLEIAQALVEAGHRAIVVSRGGRLVPRLQAMGAEHITLDIGRKSLLTFRHAIALRRLFVREGVDVVHARSRLPAWVGELALRGLPDATRPRWVTTVHGLNSPSRYSAVMTRGERVICVSSTVRDFVLRHYPHVDAAKLRVIPRGIDPTAFPRAPMPDRAARECVAALHPALGGNGPLLLLPGRGTRLKGHADALVLLARLRADGLDARLWLPGAREAGREAYIATLEQEAVQAGIAGSVAFTAPTDAVAQAYAASDLVLQLSRKPEAFGRTVVEALSVGRPVVGWDHGGVGELLAQYQPQGAVPTFDIDALRRISYELLTHPALSPARIPDSLRAMQEASLAVYAELVDEHRH; from the coding sequence ATGCCGCGCCTGACCGTCGTCCAGCTGCTGCCGGCGCTGGAATCCGGCGGCGTCGAGCGTTCCACGCTGGAGATCGCCCAGGCCCTGGTCGAGGCGGGGCATCGCGCCATCGTCGTCTCGCGCGGCGGTCGTCTGGTGCCGCGACTGCAGGCGATGGGCGCCGAACACATCACGCTCGACATCGGCCGCAAATCACTACTGACTTTCCGTCACGCCATCGCCCTGCGCCGTCTGTTCGTGCGCGAAGGGGTGGATGTCGTGCACGCGCGTTCGCGCCTGCCGGCGTGGGTTGGCGAACTGGCGCTGCGCGGCCTTCCCGACGCGACGCGACCGCGTTGGGTCACCACCGTGCACGGGCTCAACTCGCCTTCGCGCTACAGCGCCGTGATGACCCGTGGCGAACGGGTCATCTGTGTGTCGAGCACGGTGCGCGATTTCGTCCTGCGCCATTACCCGCACGTCGATGCCGCGAAGCTGCGCGTGATCCCGCGCGGCATCGACCCCACTGCATTCCCGCGCGCGCCGATGCCCGACCGCGCCGCGCGCGAATGCGTCGCCGCGCTGCATCCGGCGCTGGGAGGCAATGGGCCGCTGCTGCTGCTGCCGGGCCGTGGCACGCGCCTGAAAGGCCACGCCGATGCATTGGTGCTGCTGGCGCGCCTGCGCGCGGACGGTCTGGACGCGCGGCTGTGGTTGCCCGGCGCGCGCGAGGCCGGCCGCGAGGCGTACATCGCCACGCTGGAACAGGAGGCGGTGCAGGCAGGCATTGCCGGATCGGTCGCCTTCACCGCGCCGACCGACGCCGTCGCGCAGGCCTATGCGGCCAGCGACCTGGTGCTGCAGCTCTCGCGCAAGCCCGAGGCCTTCGGTCGTACCGTGGTGGAGGCCTTGTCCGTGGGGCGACCCGTGGTGGGATGGGACCACGGTGGCGTGGGCGAGCTTCTGGCGCAGTACCAGCCGCAGGGCGCGGTGCCGACGTTCGATATCGATGCACTGCGTCGCATCTCCTACGAACTTCTTACGCATCCTGCGTTATCACCGGCTAGGATTCCCGATTCCTTGCGTGCGATGCAGGAGGCCTCGCTTGCCGTCTACGCCGAGCTCGTCGATGAACACCGCCACTGA
- a CDS encoding zinc-finger domain-containing protein, whose protein sequence is MTAANAHPTQANAEQRYVVHRSDLPLSCPLPSMALWNSHPRVYLPIEAEGGEAQCPYCGSHFVLED, encoded by the coding sequence ATGACCGCAGCCAACGCCCATCCGACCCAGGCCAACGCCGAGCAGCGCTACGTCGTGCATCGCTCCGACCTGCCGCTGAGCTGCCCGCTGCCCTCCATGGCGCTGTGGAACTCGCATCCGCGCGTGTATCTGCCGATCGAGGCCGAAGGCGGGGAAGCGCAGTGCCCGTACTGCGGCTCGCACTTCGTCCTCGAAGACTGA
- a CDS encoding pirin family protein, which produces MILQRPSDARGRSGHDSRQTFSFGGHYDAAWMGFGPLRVLNERHIAPGAALDVQRRANMEILAYVVDGALAHHDGVGGDSVVGAGELQWLSAGHGVQHAQANASADTPAHVLEIWIQPSRLNHEPAAARRGAVPDDVRGWVLLASGDGRDDSLAIRQDIGLSQARLARGEEVHHPLDPSRLYWLHLVRGEATVNGAMTLQAGDALGLRDESGVLALQGGSDKPALALLFDLPR; this is translated from the coding sequence ATGATCCTTCAACGACCCTCCGACGCACGCGGCCGTTCCGGCCACGACAGCCGCCAGACCTTTTCCTTCGGCGGGCATTACGACGCGGCGTGGATGGGCTTCGGCCCGTTGCGCGTGCTCAACGAGCGGCACATCGCGCCCGGCGCGGCGCTGGACGTGCAACGTCGCGCCAACATGGAAATCCTCGCCTACGTGGTCGATGGCGCGCTGGCGCACCACGATGGCGTGGGCGGCGACAGCGTGGTCGGTGCCGGCGAACTGCAATGGCTCAGTGCCGGCCACGGGGTGCAGCACGCGCAGGCCAATGCGTCCGCCGACACGCCGGCGCACGTGCTGGAGATCTGGATCCAGCCCTCGCGCCTGAACCACGAACCGGCGGCCGCACGCCGTGGTGCCGTGCCGGACGATGTGCGCGGCTGGGTACTGCTGGCCTCCGGCGATGGCCGCGATGACAGCCTGGCCATCCGTCAGGACATCGGCCTGTCCCAGGCGCGTCTGGCGCGTGGAGAGGAAGTCCATCACCCGCTCGATCCTTCCCGCCTGTACTGGCTGCACCTGGTGCGCGGCGAGGCGACGGTGAACGGCGCCATGACCCTGCAGGCCGGCGATGCGCTGGGCTTGCGGGACGAATCGGGCGTCCTCGCGCTGCAGGGCGGCAGCGACAAGCCGGCGCTCGCGCTGCTGTTCGACCTGCCGCGCTGA
- a CDS encoding YceI family protein has product MFKRLALVAALAVASSATFAAPVTYKIDPNHTSVVASWSHFGFSNPIANFGGAEGTITYDPSNVGTSKVEVTLPLSGLDSHVQKFDEHLRSADFFDAEKYPNITFKSTKVEAAGDKKLRVFGDLTIKGVTRQVVLDTTINKIGEQPMAKRAAAGFDATTTIKRSDFGVDKFAPNVSDNVTLRITTEAVVPKAE; this is encoded by the coding sequence ATGTTCAAGCGCCTTGCCCTCGTCGCGGCCCTCGCTGTCGCCAGTTCCGCCACTTTCGCTGCACCGGTGACGTACAAGATCGATCCGAACCACACCTCCGTGGTCGCCAGCTGGAGCCACTTCGGCTTCTCCAATCCGATCGCCAACTTCGGCGGCGCGGAAGGCACGATCACCTACGATCCGTCCAACGTCGGCACCTCGAAGGTCGAAGTGACCCTGCCGCTGTCGGGCCTGGACTCGCACGTGCAGAAGTTCGACGAGCACCTGCGCAGCGCCGACTTCTTCGACGCCGAGAAGTACCCGAACATTACCTTCAAGAGCACCAAGGTCGAAGCCGCCGGCGACAAGAAGCTGCGCGTGTTCGGCGACCTGACCATCAAGGGCGTCACCCGCCAGGTCGTGCTCGACACCACGATCAACAAGATCGGCGAGCAGCCGATGGCCAAGCGCGCGGCCGCCGGCTTCGACGCCACCACCACCATCAAGCGCAGCGATTTCGGTGTCGACAAGTTCGCGCCGAACGTGAGCGACAACGTCACCCTGCGCATCACCACCGAAGCCGTGGTGCCGAAGGCCGAGTAA
- a CDS encoding malonic semialdehyde reductase produces the protein MSHTVSPSTPLSDAALDQLFRTARTHNELAGEVSDETLHQLYELAKWGPTSANMSPLRLVFVKSAEAKAKLGPALDQGNYAKTLAAPVTAIVAFDMAFYEKLPYLFPHTDARGWFDTKPEDALHTIALRNGSLQGAYVLMAARALGLDCGPMSGFNNALVDETFFAGTKVKSNFLINLGHGDTAKLFPRSPRLSFDEAAAIL, from the coding sequence ATGTCGCACACCGTTTCCCCGTCCACGCCCCTGTCCGATGCGGCGCTGGACCAGTTGTTCCGCACCGCCCGCACCCACAATGAACTGGCGGGCGAGGTGAGCGACGAGACCCTGCACCAGCTGTACGAGCTGGCCAAATGGGGTCCCACCAGCGCCAACATGTCGCCGCTGCGGCTGGTGTTCGTGAAGTCCGCCGAAGCCAAGGCCAAGCTGGGCCCGGCCCTGGACCAGGGCAACTACGCCAAGACCCTGGCCGCGCCGGTCACAGCCATCGTCGCTTTCGACATGGCTTTCTACGAGAAGCTGCCGTACCTGTTCCCGCACACCGACGCGCGCGGCTGGTTCGACACCAAGCCCGAGGATGCGCTGCACACCATCGCCCTGCGCAACGGCAGCCTGCAGGGCGCCTATGTGCTCATGGCGGCACGCGCGCTGGGCCTGGATTGCGGCCCGATGTCCGGCTTCAACAACGCGCTGGTCGACGAGACCTTCTTCGCCGGCACGAAGGTGAAGTCGAACTTCCTCATCAATCTCGGCCACGGCGACACGGCCAAGCTGTTCCCACGCTCTCCGCGCCTGTCGTTCGACGAAGCCGCGGCCATCCTGTAA
- a CDS encoding mitochondrial fission ELM1 family protein: MQRTSPDFPAQAAVWTVTDGHAGNVRQAEALAVALAGSFHAWTLQPRAPWRWLAPRRLPGATQAFGVDFATASTRPSLAIGCGRQAALATRLLRDRGARTVQILDPRIDLRHWDLVIAPEHDGLSGENVIPVIGSLHPVDDLWLATARGAFPGLGNLPGPRTAILLGGESAHARFTDDDYDGWLRAIARIVRAEGGSALATTSRRTPRSARARLQQRLGDLPGVRWTGEADGPNPYAGLLAWADRIVCTADSVNMVSEASATLAPVFVAGHDRVSGRPRRFLDGLLRSGRVRPLDATLTPYAVTPLRETARVAAEVRAWLDDRASRSNATQTALGY; encoded by the coding sequence GTGCAACGAACGAGCCCCGATTTCCCCGCGCAGGCCGCGGTCTGGACCGTCACCGACGGCCATGCCGGCAACGTGCGCCAGGCCGAGGCGCTCGCGGTCGCTCTGGCCGGATCGTTCCACGCCTGGACATTGCAACCGCGCGCGCCGTGGCGCTGGCTCGCTCCGCGACGCCTGCCCGGCGCGACGCAGGCCTTCGGGGTCGACTTCGCGACCGCCTCGACGCGCCCGTCGCTGGCGATCGGCTGTGGACGGCAAGCCGCGCTGGCCACGCGCCTGCTGCGCGACCGCGGCGCACGAACCGTGCAGATCCTCGATCCGCGCATCGACCTGCGCCACTGGGATCTGGTGATCGCACCCGAACACGACGGGCTTTCCGGCGAGAACGTCATCCCCGTGATCGGCAGCCTGCATCCGGTGGACGACCTGTGGCTGGCGACCGCGCGGGGTGCATTCCCCGGTCTCGGCAACCTGCCCGGCCCGCGCACCGCGATACTGCTGGGCGGCGAAAGCGCACACGCGCGTTTTACCGATGACGACTACGACGGCTGGTTGCGCGCCATCGCCCGCATCGTGCGAGCCGAAGGTGGCAGCGCGCTCGCCACGACTTCGCGCCGCACGCCACGGTCAGCGCGTGCGCGACTGCAGCAACGCCTTGGCGACCTGCCCGGCGTGCGCTGGACGGGCGAAGCGGATGGACCGAACCCGTACGCCGGACTGCTCGCATGGGCGGATCGCATCGTATGCACGGCCGACTCGGTGAACATGGTGTCCGAAGCGTCGGCGACGCTGGCGCCGGTGTTCGTCGCCGGACACGACCGCGTGAGCGGCCGGCCGCGTCGTTTCCTCGATGGCCTGCTGCGCAGCGGACGGGTGCGCCCCCTCGACGCCACCCTGACGCCGTACGCAGTCACGCCGCTTCGCGAAACCGCGCGCGTGGCGGCGGAAGTCCGGGCATGGCTGGATGACCGCGCGTCGCGATCCAACGCAACGCAGACCGCGCTCGGGTACTAA
- the glnE gene encoding bifunctional [glutamate--ammonia ligase]-adenylyl-L-tyrosine phosphorylase/[glutamate--ammonia-ligase] adenylyltransferase yields MSSKSPAHSDLSHSITARAMARLRTALPAHADVLAEDHARERLQRVAAASDFAIDTLVRQPDVLLRLLGDDGAQPMAEPSLSPEHRSEWPALLRGYRTAESTRLIWRDVLGLDDVDATLAGSTHLAERCLQLALDALEIEFAQRHGVVRDREGNPQRLVVFGLGKLGGGELNFSSDVDLVYAYEHDGESDGARALDAEHYFARLGQQLAKLLDELTVDGFCHRVDLRLRPYGNAGRVAWSFNAMEQYFQREGRDWERYAWQKARPVAGDLDAGERFLESLRPFIYRRYLDFGALDGLRAMKAAISAEVARKELADDIKRGPGGIREIEFLVQALQLIYGGREPGLRDRRLLPSLQALVDARQMTPDAGATLTGAYWFLRRLENRLQMLRDAQTHALPESTDDRQRIAHGLGYEDWDALRVALDAQRALVTSEFEALLAPRRKRNAPDALTSYWRALPEGGDSAVLADAGFVEAGNADAALRDFARSPGVRGLSDAARGRLDRVMPALLQAAAASSEPMLALRRLLALLHNVLRRSAYLALLDEQPVALARLVEVVSHSALLAERLAAYPLLLDELLDARVAGPLPGRDELHAACAAVAEGQDDDAEAVLQALNEVRQALSFRIAMALRDGRQSATECAQQLAWLADGVVLRVLRLAEHEVAGAHGRVPGARFAVIGYGSLGGEELGFGSDLDLVFLYDAPGGEHAHSDGARTIEATRWFARVAQKVVALLGAVTGAGRLYDVDVRLRPDGAKGLLVSSLASYRDYQRERAWTWEHQALVRARFVAGDESLGDDFESVRAQTLSRERDPQAVCTDVVSMRRRMRAELDRSDAAAFDLKQGEGGLVDLEFLLQYAVLAHSAQHVSWLVPRNTPALVEAAAVDGWLDAGEAAALVDAHAVLLERGLACTLDRRPRRLPIDEAIARSRAAITASAHRHGLVFDTPSVGTTG; encoded by the coding sequence ATGAGTTCCAAATCCCCCGCGCACTCCGACCTTTCCCATTCCATCACCGCGCGCGCGATGGCGCGCCTGCGCACGGCGTTGCCGGCGCACGCGGACGTCCTCGCCGAGGACCATGCGCGTGAGCGGCTGCAGCGCGTGGCCGCCGCCAGCGACTTCGCCATCGATACGCTCGTCCGCCAGCCGGACGTCCTGCTCAGGCTGCTGGGCGACGACGGTGCGCAGCCGATGGCCGAGCCGTCGCTGTCGCCCGAACACCGCAGCGAATGGCCCGCGCTGCTGCGCGGCTATCGCACGGCCGAATCCACACGCCTGATCTGGCGCGACGTGCTTGGCCTGGACGATGTCGACGCGACGCTTGCCGGAAGCACGCATCTGGCCGAACGTTGCCTGCAGCTCGCGTTGGATGCGCTCGAGATCGAGTTCGCGCAACGCCATGGTGTGGTGCGCGATCGCGAAGGAAACCCGCAGCGTCTGGTCGTGTTCGGACTGGGCAAGCTGGGTGGCGGCGAGCTCAACTTCAGCTCGGACGTCGATCTGGTCTACGCCTACGAACACGACGGCGAATCCGACGGCGCGCGCGCCCTCGACGCGGAACACTACTTCGCGCGCCTGGGACAACAGCTGGCGAAGCTGCTCGACGAACTGACGGTCGACGGGTTCTGCCATCGTGTCGACCTGCGCCTGCGTCCGTACGGCAATGCGGGCCGCGTGGCGTGGTCGTTCAACGCGATGGAGCAGTACTTCCAACGCGAAGGACGCGACTGGGAACGATACGCCTGGCAGAAGGCGCGGCCGGTCGCGGGCGACCTCGACGCGGGCGAGCGATTCCTCGAGAGCCTGCGCCCGTTCATCTATCGCCGCTATCTCGACTTCGGCGCACTGGACGGGCTGCGCGCGATGAAGGCGGCCATTAGCGCGGAGGTCGCCCGCAAGGAACTGGCCGACGACATCAAGCGCGGGCCCGGTGGCATCCGCGAGATCGAATTCCTCGTGCAGGCGCTGCAGCTCATCTACGGCGGCCGCGAGCCCGGCCTGCGCGACCGCCGTCTGCTGCCCTCGCTGCAGGCACTGGTGGATGCGCGACAGATGACGCCTGACGCCGGTGCGACGCTGACGGGCGCGTACTGGTTCCTGCGCCGGCTGGAAAACCGGCTGCAGATGCTTCGCGACGCGCAGACGCACGCGTTGCCCGAATCCACCGACGACCGGCAGCGGATCGCGCACGGATTGGGTTACGAGGACTGGGATGCGCTTCGCGTCGCGCTCGATGCACAGCGTGCGCTGGTGACCTCCGAATTCGAGGCGCTGCTCGCGCCGCGTCGCAAACGCAATGCACCCGACGCGCTCACCAGCTATTGGCGCGCGCTGCCTGAGGGCGGCGACAGCGCCGTGCTCGCCGACGCAGGCTTCGTCGAGGCCGGCAACGCCGACGCCGCGCTGCGCGACTTCGCACGCAGCCCCGGGGTCCGTGGCCTGTCCGATGCCGCGCGCGGCAGGCTGGACCGCGTGATGCCCGCATTGCTCCAGGCCGCGGCCGCGTCCAGCGAGCCGATGCTCGCGCTACGCCGGTTGCTGGCGCTGTTGCACAACGTGTTGCGTCGAAGTGCCTACCTCGCGCTGCTGGACGAGCAGCCCGTCGCGCTCGCCCGGTTGGTGGAGGTGGTGAGCCACAGCGCGCTGCTCGCCGAGCGACTGGCCGCCTATCCGCTGCTGCTGGATGAGCTCCTGGACGCGCGCGTGGCCGGGCCACTGCCCGGACGCGACGAGTTGCACGCCGCCTGCGCCGCCGTCGCAGAAGGCCAGGACGACGATGCCGAGGCAGTGCTGCAGGCGCTCAACGAAGTGCGACAGGCGCTGAGCTTCCGCATCGCGATGGCGCTGCGAGACGGACGCCAGAGTGCGACGGAGTGCGCGCAGCAACTGGCGTGGCTGGCCGACGGCGTGGTGTTGCGCGTGCTGCGCTTGGCCGAGCACGAAGTCGCCGGTGCCCACGGTCGCGTTCCGGGCGCCCGCTTCGCGGTGATCGGCTACGGCAGCCTCGGCGGCGAGGAGCTGGGGTTCGGCTCGGACCTGGACCTGGTGTTCCTGTACGACGCGCCGGGCGGCGAGCACGCGCATTCCGACGGTGCCCGCACGATCGAGGCGACGCGCTGGTTCGCACGCGTGGCGCAGAAGGTGGTCGCACTGCTGGGCGCGGTGACCGGCGCGGGCCGGCTGTACGACGTCGATGTGCGCCTTCGCCCCGACGGTGCGAAGGGCCTGCTGGTGTCCAGCTTGGCCAGCTACCGCGATTACCAGCGCGAACGCGCGTGGACGTGGGAGCACCAGGCGCTGGTACGTGCGCGGTTCGTCGCGGGCGACGAATCGCTGGGCGACGATTTCGAATCGGTGCGCGCGCAGACCCTCTCGCGCGAGCGGGATCCGCAGGCGGTGTGCACCGACGTGGTCTCGATGCGTCGCCGCATGCGCGCCGAGCTCGACCGCAGCGACGCGGCCGCGTTCGACCTGAAGCAGGGCGAAGGCGGGCTGGTGGATCTGGAGTTCCTGCTGCAGTACGCCGTGCTGGCGCATTCGGCGCAGCACGTGTCGTGGCTGGTGCCGCGCAACACCCCGGCGCTGGTCGAAGCGGCCGCCGTAGACGGCTGGCTCGATGCGGGTGAAGCGGCGGCACTGGTGGACGCGCACGCGGTGCTGCTCGAACGCGGCCTGGCGTGCACCCTGGACCGTCGTCCGCGACGCTTGCCGATTGACGAGGCGATCGCACGATCGCGCGCCGCGATCACCGCGTCCGCGCACCGGCACGGGCTGGTATTCGACACGCCGTCGGTAGGTACGACCGGCTGA
- a CDS encoding S8 family serine peptidase, producing MKTTSKRVALAAAVCALASTASVQAASYIVQTHGNALSQSQLNAIAAAGGTVRAHLPQIGVAIVDADDGFKARAAGVSGLRSVTADIRMQFDIPDAVVQDEGAPNFANPPNSGEDDTRFDLQWGMKAIDAAGAWNAGWRGAGAVVAVLDSGIVCQHSDIAPNLLPNSTSFVPGESVCHNIPNAFNHGTHVAGIIAAADNAFGTIGVAPEAKILAVKVLSGVTGSGEFAGIIQGIVYAADQGANVINMSLGVTDGLPKGGAETAELINATKRAVQYAQSRNVLIIASSGNDARDLDHDANTIAFPAQLPGVLAVAATAPEAWGHDLNGADLDLPASYSNYGQSAIHLAGPGGDFDYPGNENCTVAGLVRPCWVFDGVFAPGGFVPPNGNLYFWATGTSMAAPHVSGVAALIFGKYPGIKAQKVEQLLRAGADDLGKPGKDDFYGQGRVNAAASVD from the coding sequence ATGAAGACGACGAGCAAGCGGGTCGCGCTGGCCGCGGCCGTATGCGCATTGGCCTCGACCGCCTCGGTCCAGGCCGCGAGCTACATCGTGCAGACGCACGGCAACGCCCTCAGCCAGTCGCAACTCAATGCCATCGCCGCCGCGGGCGGCACCGTACGTGCGCATCTTCCGCAGATCGGCGTGGCCATCGTCGATGCCGACGACGGCTTCAAGGCACGCGCAGCCGGCGTGTCCGGCCTGCGTTCGGTGACCGCCGACATCCGCATGCAGTTCGACATCCCCGATGCGGTCGTGCAGGACGAAGGCGCGCCCAACTTCGCCAATCCACCCAACTCCGGCGAGGACGACACACGCTTCGACCTGCAGTGGGGCATGAAGGCGATCGATGCGGCCGGCGCGTGGAATGCGGGCTGGCGCGGGGCCGGCGCGGTGGTCGCCGTGCTCGATTCGGGCATCGTCTGCCAGCATTCGGACATCGCGCCGAACCTGCTGCCGAACTCGACCTCGTTCGTGCCGGGCGAAAGCGTGTGCCACAACATTCCCAATGCCTTCAACCACGGTACGCACGTGGCCGGCATCATCGCCGCGGCCGACAACGCGTTCGGCACGATAGGCGTCGCGCCCGAGGCGAAGATCCTCGCCGTGAAGGTGCTGTCGGGCGTGACCGGCAGCGGCGAGTTCGCCGGCATCATCCAGGGCATCGTGTACGCGGCCGACCAGGGTGCGAACGTGATCAACATGAGCCTGGGCGTCACCGATGGCCTGCCCAAGGGCGGCGCCGAGACGGCCGAGCTGATCAATGCGACCAAGCGCGCGGTGCAGTACGCGCAGTCGCGCAACGTGCTGATCATCGCCTCGTCCGGCAACGACGCCCGCGATCTCGACCACGATGCCAACACCATCGCCTTCCCCGCGCAGTTGCCGGGCGTGCTGGCGGTGGCCGCGACCGCGCCGGAAGCCTGGGGCCATGATCTCAATGGCGCCGACCTCGACCTGCCCGCCAGCTACAGCAACTACGGGCAGTCGGCGATCCACCTCGCCGGCCCCGGCGGCGACTTCGACTATCCGGGCAACGAGAACTGCACGGTCGCCGGTCTGGTGCGCCCGTGCTGGGTGTTCGATGGCGTGTTCGCGCCCGGTGGCTTCGTTCCGCCCAACGGCAACCTGTACTTCTGGGCCACCGGCACCAGCATGGCGGCACCGCACGTGTCCGGCGTGGCCGCGCTCATCTTCGGCAAGTACCCCGGCATCAAGGCGCAGAAGGTGGAACAACTGCTGCGCGCGGGCGCCGATGATCTCGGCAAGCCGGGCAAGGACGATTTCTATGGACAGGGACGCGTGAACGCCGCCGCCAGCGTCGACTGA
- a CDS encoding DUF6445 family protein, with protein MPTSLIIVDDFLSPRDAQQLREVGLGLTYPEQEGAFPGRNSLERMEIDGLDQAVSRLVGERVVPISPLQSHCKFRMTLAADRGRAKVHIDRAYWSGILYLSRPEDCRGGTEFFRHRPTNTERAPWDERELAAMGYSSMEQMHDDIIERDSVDDSKWEMTMQAPMRFNRLVLLRPWLWHTTGPAFGDRMENGRLVYLMFFGAG; from the coding sequence ATGCCTACCTCACTCATCATCGTCGACGACTTCCTCAGCCCGCGTGACGCGCAGCAACTGCGCGAAGTCGGACTTGGCCTGACCTATCCCGAACAGGAAGGCGCGTTCCCCGGTCGCAATTCACTCGAACGCATGGAGATCGACGGCCTCGACCAGGCCGTATCGAGGCTCGTTGGCGAACGCGTCGTGCCCATCTCGCCGCTGCAGTCGCACTGCAAGTTCCGCATGACGCTCGCCGCCGATCGCGGCCGCGCGAAGGTGCACATCGACCGCGCGTACTGGTCGGGCATCCTCTACCTCAGCCGACCCGAGGACTGCCGCGGCGGCACCGAGTTCTTCCGCCACCGTCCCACCAACACCGAGCGCGCGCCCTGGGACGAGCGGGAACTGGCCGCGATGGGCTATTCGTCGATGGAGCAGATGCACGACGACATCATCGAGCGCGACAGCGTCGACGACTCCAAATGGGAAATGACCATGCAGGCCCCGATGCGCTTCAACCGCCTGGTGCTGCTGCGCCCGTGGTTGTGGCACACCACCGGACCGGCCTTCGGCGACCGGATGGAGAACGGGCGCTTGGTCTACCTCATGTTCTTCGGAGCGGGCTGA